A genomic segment from Propioniciclava sp. MC1595 encodes:
- a CDS encoding DMT family transporter, whose protein sequence is MTPQPGVRAVGLAVALASAAMFATSGSFARPLLESGWSPAAAVIVRLGLASLVLAPLAALALRGRWHVLREKWRPILMYGLFGGAAVQVAYFNAITYIEVGIALMLEYLGVVLVVLYVWARTLRRPGPLTLVGMALAVAGLAVILNPADLAGADLRGVAWGLFAATGMAVYYVTSAETSGIPPLAFVSAGLGVGAVALLVAGLTGLVPLRFGTADVRLFGGTYPWWVPLLELVVVAAALAYVTGFIAARRLGPTVASFVGLTEVVFAVAWAWLLLGELPGPVQLLGGTVLLAGVAAVQAGSGRDAERAREELSPAVAP, encoded by the coding sequence ATGACGCCACAGCCCGGGGTCCGCGCCGTCGGGCTGGCGGTCGCGCTCGCCTCGGCGGCGATGTTCGCCACGTCCGGCTCCTTCGCCCGGCCGCTGCTGGAGTCGGGCTGGTCGCCCGCCGCCGCGGTGATCGTGCGGCTCGGGCTCGCCTCGCTGGTGCTGGCGCCGCTGGCGGCCCTCGCGCTACGCGGGCGCTGGCACGTCCTGCGCGAGAAGTGGCGCCCCATCCTCATGTACGGGCTCTTCGGTGGCGCCGCCGTCCAGGTGGCCTACTTCAACGCCATCACCTACATCGAGGTCGGCATCGCCCTGATGCTGGAGTACCTCGGCGTGGTGCTGGTCGTGCTCTACGTCTGGGCGCGGACGTTGCGCCGCCCGGGGCCGCTGACCCTGGTGGGCATGGCGTTGGCGGTGGCCGGGCTGGCCGTGATCCTGAACCCGGCCGACCTAGCCGGGGCCGACCTGCGGGGCGTCGCCTGGGGCCTGTTCGCCGCCACCGGCATGGCGGTCTACTACGTGACCTCGGCCGAGACCTCCGGCATCCCGCCGCTGGCCTTCGTGTCGGCCGGGCTCGGCGTGGGGGCGGTGGCCCTGCTCGTGGCCGGCCTCACCGGGCTGGTGCCGCTGCGGTTCGGGACCGCCGACGTCCGGCTCTTCGGCGGCACGTACCCGTGGTGGGTGCCGCTGCTCGAACTCGTCGTCGTGGCGGCCGCACTGGCCTACGTGACCGGGTTCATCGCCGCCCGGCGCCTGGGCCCCACGGTGGCGTCGTTCGTGGGCCTCACGGAGGTCGTGTTCGCCGTCGCGTGGGCTTGGCTCCTGCTGGGCGAGCTGCCCGGACCGGTGCAACTGCTGGGCGGCACGGTGCTGCTCGCGGGCGTGGCGGCCGTCCAGGCCGGCAGCGGGCGGGACGCGGAGCGTGCGCGCGAGGAGCTCAGCCCGGCCGTCGCCCCGTGA
- a CDS encoding alanine racemase, giving the protein MVDRLPPTPFLAIDLPVLQANIERVAAWADDRGLALRPHVKTHKSPEIAHMQEDAGVGGLTVATVGEAEVFAQQGFDDLFVAYPLWLDDDRRRRLARLAERATLRVGFDSVEAARRLAGTGVTGLVEVDSGHHRSGVAPEAAGEVAAGAVEGGLEVLGAFTFPGHSYAPGGRAAAAGGEAGALASAAEALRAAGIEPVVLSGGSTPSLAETGDGLTESRPGVYVFNDAQQWELGSCTPDQIALTCHATVVSHAGGRLVLDSGSKVLGADRPAWASGFGRLLDHPEARIVILSEHHAVADLAGRPLPPLGSTVRVVPNHACNAVNLVDEYAVLADGGLVDRWAVAARGMNA; this is encoded by the coding sequence ATGGTCGACCGTCTGCCCCCAACGCCGTTCCTGGCGATCGACCTTCCCGTCCTGCAGGCCAACATCGAGCGCGTCGCGGCCTGGGCCGACGACCGCGGCCTCGCCTTGCGCCCCCACGTGAAGACGCACAAGAGCCCCGAGATCGCCCACATGCAGGAGGACGCCGGGGTCGGCGGCCTCACCGTGGCCACCGTCGGCGAGGCCGAGGTGTTCGCCCAGCAGGGCTTCGACGACCTCTTCGTCGCGTACCCGCTGTGGCTCGACGACGACCGCCGGCGTCGGTTGGCGCGGTTGGCCGAGCGGGCCACGCTCCGGGTCGGCTTCGACTCGGTCGAGGCGGCACGCCGGTTGGCCGGCACGGGGGTCACCGGGCTCGTGGAGGTCGACTCGGGCCACCACCGCTCCGGTGTGGCGCCCGAGGCCGCAGGCGAGGTGGCGGCCGGTGCCGTCGAGGGCGGGCTGGAGGTGCTCGGGGCGTTCACGTTCCCGGGCCACAGCTACGCCCCGGGCGGCCGGGCGGCGGCGGCAGGGGGAGAGGCCGGGGCGCTGGCGTCCGCGGCCGAGGCCCTGCGCGCCGCCGGGATCGAGCCGGTGGTGCTGTCGGGCGGGTCGACGCCCAGCCTGGCCGAGACCGGCGACGGCCTGACCGAGTCGCGGCCCGGCGTGTACGTCTTCAACGACGCCCAGCAGTGGGAGCTGGGTTCCTGCACCCCCGACCAGATCGCGCTGACCTGCCACGCCACCGTGGTCAGCCACGCGGGCGGCCGCCTCGTGCTCGACTCGGGCTCCAAGGTGCTGGGCGCGGACCGGCCGGCGTGGGCGTCCGGGTTCGGTCGCCTGCTGGACCACCCCGAGGCGCGGATCGTCATCCTGTCCGAGCACCACGCGGTGGCCGACCTGGCCGGACGCCCGCTGCCGCCGCTGGGTTCGACCGTGCGGGTCGTGCCCAACCACGCGTGCAACGCGGTCAACCTGGTCGACGAGTACGCGGTCCTCGCCGACGGCGGCCTCGTGGACCGGTGGGCGGTCGCCGCCCGCGGGATGAACGCATGA
- the der gene encoding ribosome biogenesis GTPase Der, protein MTEIKPVLAVVGRPNVGKSQLVNRVIGRREAVVQDKPGVTRDRVSYDATWNGRDFVIVDTGGWVSDAQGMAAQIAEQAELAIGAADAVLFVVDATVGITDEDEAVVRVLRRAKKPVVLAANKVDDQRLEAEAASMWNLGLGEPYPVSALHGRGSGDLLDAVLDALPEAPEADYDEIGGPRRVAIVGKPNVGKSSLLNKLSGQQRSVVDNASGTTVDPVDELVELGGEVYRFIDTAGLRRRVKEASGHEYYASLRTQQAIERAEVCVVIIDASETISDQDLKILSMVEDAGKAMVIAYNKWDLTDDERRRYLEREVERDIHAFSWAPHVNISALTGRNVDKLKKAVDAALEGWETRVTTGNLNSFLGRVAAAHPHPVRSGKQPRILFGTQAQACPPTFVLFTSGKLDPQYERFVERRLREEFGFVGSPVNVEVRAREKRKR, encoded by the coding sequence GTGACCGAGATCAAGCCCGTCCTGGCCGTCGTCGGACGCCCGAACGTCGGCAAGTCCCAGCTCGTCAACCGCGTCATCGGCCGCCGCGAGGCCGTCGTGCAGGACAAGCCCGGCGTCACCCGCGACCGGGTGAGCTACGACGCGACCTGGAACGGCCGCGACTTCGTGATCGTCGACACCGGCGGCTGGGTCTCGGACGCCCAGGGCATGGCCGCGCAGATCGCCGAGCAGGCCGAGCTGGCCATCGGCGCCGCCGACGCAGTGCTGTTCGTCGTCGACGCGACCGTCGGCATCACCGACGAGGACGAGGCCGTCGTGCGCGTGCTGCGCCGTGCCAAGAAGCCGGTGGTGCTCGCGGCGAACAAGGTCGACGACCAGCGCCTGGAGGCCGAGGCGGCGTCCATGTGGAACCTCGGTCTGGGCGAGCCCTACCCGGTCTCGGCGCTGCACGGCCGTGGGTCCGGCGACCTGCTGGACGCCGTCCTGGACGCCCTGCCGGAGGCGCCCGAGGCCGACTACGACGAGATCGGGGGGCCCCGCCGTGTCGCGATCGTCGGCAAGCCCAACGTCGGCAAGAGCTCGCTGCTGAACAAGCTGTCGGGCCAGCAGCGCTCGGTGGTCGACAACGCGTCCGGCACCACCGTCGACCCGGTCGACGAGCTGGTCGAGCTGGGCGGCGAGGTCTACCGCTTCATCGACACCGCCGGCCTGCGCCGCCGGGTCAAGGAGGCCTCGGGCCACGAGTACTACGCCTCGCTGCGCACCCAGCAGGCGATCGAGCGCGCCGAGGTGTGCGTGGTGATCATCGACGCCTCCGAGACGATCTCCGACCAGGACCTCAAGATCCTGAGCATGGTCGAGGACGCCGGCAAGGCCATGGTCATCGCCTACAACAAGTGGGACCTCACCGACGACGAGCGCCGCCGCTACCTCGAGCGCGAGGTCGAGCGCGACATCCACGCCTTCAGCTGGGCGCCGCACGTGAACATCTCGGCCCTGACCGGCCGCAACGTCGACAAGCTCAAGAAGGCCGTGGACGCCGCCCTCGAGGGCTGGGAGACCCGCGTCACCACGGGCAACCTCAACAGCTTCCTGGGCCGCGTGGCCGCCGCCCACCCGCACCCCGTGCGGTCGGGCAAGCAGCCGCGGATCCTCTTCGGCACGCAGGCGCAGGCTTGCCCGCCGACCTTCGTGCTGTTCACCTCCGGCAAGCTCGACCCGCAGTACGAGCGGTTCGTCGAGCGTCGCCTGCGCGAGGAGTTCGGCTTCGTGGGCAGCCCGGTGAACGTCGAGGTCCGGGCGCGGGAGAAGCGCAAGCGCTGA
- a CDS encoding prephenate dehydrogenase codes for MIEVNLSPAVVIGSGLVGASVAMALSRAGIEVHLEDKRRSHALVAASRGAGSVEPVDPTAVRLVVVATPPQALAGVIFEALQRFPEATVTDVGSVKGVVLQALRATGADLARYCGSHPMAGSAKDGPLTARADLFEDRTWVITPHDTSAAQSVLVVRRVAEVCGARLTTMAAQHHDEAVGQVSHVPQLMSALVAGGLLDLPAEHLTLAGQGLRDVTRIAGGDPKLWRQIISANHRALRIELQELHADLGRLIETIDDPDAVEAFLDRGRTGTRAIPGKHGSLPADWAEVVVEIPDAPGSLARLFADVEAAGVNVEDVTIDHDTQAERGWLAVHVEATAAEPLTAAMTAAGWNVRPTA; via the coding sequence GTGATCGAGGTCAACCTCAGCCCGGCCGTGGTCATCGGCTCGGGGCTGGTCGGGGCGTCCGTGGCGATGGCACTGAGCCGCGCCGGCATCGAGGTGCACCTGGAGGACAAGCGCCGCTCGCACGCGCTCGTGGCCGCCTCCCGCGGTGCGGGGAGCGTCGAGCCGGTCGACCCCACGGCCGTGCGCCTCGTCGTTGTCGCGACGCCGCCGCAGGCCCTCGCCGGGGTCATCTTCGAGGCGCTGCAGCGCTTCCCCGAGGCCACGGTCACCGACGTGGGCTCGGTCAAGGGCGTCGTGCTGCAGGCGCTGCGCGCGACCGGCGCCGACCTGGCCCGCTACTGCGGGTCGCACCCCATGGCCGGCTCCGCCAAGGACGGGCCCCTCACCGCCCGGGCCGACCTCTTCGAAGACCGGACCTGGGTGATCACGCCCCACGACACGTCGGCGGCCCAGTCGGTGCTCGTGGTCCGCCGCGTCGCCGAGGTGTGCGGCGCCCGCCTGACGACCATGGCCGCCCAGCACCACGACGAGGCCGTCGGCCAGGTCTCCCACGTGCCCCAGCTGATGAGCGCCCTCGTGGCCGGGGGCCTGCTCGACCTGCCCGCCGAGCACCTCACGCTGGCCGGCCAGGGCCTGCGCGACGTCACCCGCATCGCGGGCGGCGATCCCAAGCTGTGGCGTCAGATCATCTCGGCCAACCACCGCGCCCTGCGCATCGAGCTGCAGGAGCTGCACGCCGACCTCGGCCGCCTCATCGAGACCATCGACGACCCCGACGCGGTCGAGGCCTTCCTCGACCGCGGCCGCACCGGCACGCGCGCGATCCCGGGCAAGCACGGCTCGCTGCCGGCCGACTGGGCCGAGGTCGTCGTCGAGATCCCGGACGCCCCCGGCTCACTCGCGCGCCTGTTCGCCGACGTGGAGGCCGCCGGGGTCAACGTCGAGGACGTCACCATCGACCACGACACCCAGGCCGAGCGCGGCTGGCTGGCCGTGCACGTCGAGGCCACGGCCGCCGAGCCTCTGACCGCGGCGATGACGGCGGCCGGCTGGAACGTGCGTCCCACGGCGTGA
- a CDS encoding WhiB family transcriptional regulator — protein sequence MSRRNETPRGPGPQLVALLDAIRQLDEPPPCTEPSIRDEFTHDDATRRAVARRHCEGCPVLVACLDAARAERAFGVWAGRDHDPTRPDRDTTGEDTTPCPSATRSSSRRPTPGSTRTTTTRP from the coding sequence GTGAGCCGCCGCAACGAGACGCCGCGCGGGCCCGGGCCGCAGCTCGTCGCCCTGCTCGACGCGATCCGCCAGCTCGACGAGCCGCCCCCCTGCACCGAGCCGAGCATCCGCGACGAGTTCACCCATGACGACGCGACCCGCCGGGCCGTCGCCCGCCGGCACTGCGAGGGCTGTCCCGTCCTCGTCGCGTGCCTGGACGCCGCCCGAGCCGAACGCGCGTTCGGCGTGTGGGCCGGCCGAGACCACGACCCGACACGACCCGATCGCGACACCACCGGAGAGGACACCACACCATGCCCAAGCGCGACCCGTTCAAGCTCCCGACGACCGACGCCCGGATCCACGAGGACGACCACGACGCGGCCGTGA
- a CDS encoding ubiquitin-like protein Pup: MSERIQRQRTPSVEREQEAPLVVKQAQVDDLDALLDEIDTVLESDAESYVKGFVQKGGQ, encoded by the coding sequence ATGAGCGAACGCATCCAGCGCCAGCGCACGCCGTCGGTCGAGCGCGAGCAGGAGGCCCCGCTCGTGGTGAAGCAGGCGCAGGTCGACGACCTCGACGCGCTGCTCGACGAGATCGACACGGTGCTCGAGTCGGACGCCGAGAGCTACGTCAAGGGGTTCGTGCAGAAGGGCGGCCAGTGA
- the cmk gene encoding (d)CMP kinase codes for MPDDRLVIAIDGPSGSGKSTTARAVARRLGLSYLDTGAMYRAVAVAFLDAGVSPDDTAAVIEATTSADIELSLDPDERWVRVNGRDVTAEIREPRTAQNVSAVSTIPECRADMVRRQRALMDSDPRGCVAEGRDITTVVYPDADLRILLTASPEARLRRRAGDMAGKITEDQLRDQVLRRDRDDSTLVDFQTAADGVQLLDTSDMTLAEVVDAITDLAEESRP; via the coding sequence GTGCCCGACGACCGCCTCGTGATCGCCATCGACGGACCCAGCGGGTCCGGCAAGTCGACGACCGCCCGCGCGGTGGCCCGGCGCCTGGGACTGTCCTACCTCGACACCGGCGCGATGTACCGCGCGGTGGCCGTGGCGTTCCTGGACGCCGGGGTCAGCCCCGACGACACCGCGGCCGTGATCGAGGCCACCACGAGCGCCGACATCGAGCTCAGCCTCGACCCCGACGAGCGCTGGGTGCGGGTGAACGGGCGCGACGTCACCGCCGAGATCCGCGAGCCGCGCACCGCGCAGAACGTCTCGGCGGTCTCCACGATCCCCGAGTGCCGTGCCGACATGGTGCGGCGCCAGCGGGCGCTCATGGACTCCGACCCGCGCGGTTGCGTCGCCGAGGGCCGCGACATCACCACCGTCGTCTACCCCGACGCCGACCTGCGCATCCTGCTCACCGCCTCGCCCGAGGCGCGCCTGCGCCGCCGCGCCGGCGACATGGCCGGGAAGATCACCGAGGACCAGCTGCGCGACCAGGTCCTGCGTCGCGACCGCGACGACTCCACGCTGGTGGACTTCCAGACCGCCGCCGACGGCGTCCAGCTGCTCGACACGTCCGACATGACCCTGGCCGAGGTCGTCGACGCCATCACCGACCTGGCCGAGGAGTCCCGCCCGTGA
- a CDS encoding trans-aconitate 2-methyltransferase translates to MGLPREGGPLLQDRRGDCGRRAPRPHWSGLDYGCGTGQLTWHLGDRIHHPVDLAYSAMALHHIPDTAAVLGNLTASLHPGGWVALADLDADPANTFHADDFDGHRGIDRHALAASLRELGYLDVAERTALRVTKAKHGTDHTHDIFLVTGRRPG, encoded by the coding sequence GTGGGACTCCCCCGAGAAGGTGGACCGCTCCTCCAGGATCGCCGAGGCGATTGCGGACGCCGTGCCCCTCGACCCCACTGGAGCGGCCTGGACTACGGCTGCGGCACCGGGCAGCTCACCTGGCACCTCGGGGACCGGATCCACCACCCGGTCGACCTGGCCTACTCGGCGATGGCGTTGCACCACATCCCTGACACCGCAGCGGTGCTCGGGAACCTGACCGCGAGCCTGCACCCGGGAGGCTGGGTGGCACTGGCCGACCTCGACGCCGACCCCGCGAACACGTTCCACGCCGACGACTTCGACGGCCACCGGGGCATCGACCGGCACGCCCTGGCCGCCTCACTGCGCGAGCTGGGCTACCTCGATGTCGCCGAGCGCACCGCGCTGCGGGTCACCAAGGCCAAGCACGGGACGGACCACACCCACGACATCTTCCTGGTCACGGGGCGACGGCCGGGCTGA